In Brevibacterium zhoupengii, the following are encoded in one genomic region:
- a CDS encoding Na+/H+ antiporter, with protein sequence MFPDIDAVEPVCSDATHIEETSMTTLLMIIGFGAATSVVVGLGQKLRLPWPALMVVIGIAGAFIPTFAEITIEPELILPLFLPPLLFAAAQKTSWALFAIRWRTILGMAVALVGVTVAAVAGTAVLLIPGITIAAAIALGAMLAPPDPVAVDAVAGTVSIPRRIMSTLQSEGLFNDAASLVIFQTAMAAAMSGTEVDFGQLALSFLISAIIAIAVGLIVVFVVWWVMEKIDHTIARSSLMLMLPFGVYLIAEHFHASGVIAVVVAALEVRRRDVEGNSAERVTQASTWQVLEMLITGIAFGLIGLDLRMVVESEHADLGKAVLVGLGIALIVIAVRFGWLLIGTVLENKRREEDPDAAPLNIRDATLMTWGGMRGLATIALALSIPATTDTGEPFPGRSYILVTAAVILLVTLVLAGLTFPTIVNVLGIDDEAEKERQATKEIAARAYKAALHQIKNDPTLPDEVAEPLRARFKGLYAELLGTSDDQASSEQATALKENREVMAKVQTRALQSARTEVLKARRERGTDPEIADRVLRRFDLQSVLLR encoded by the coding sequence ATGTTTCCTGACATCGATGCCGTTGAACCGGTGTGCAGCGATGCCACCCATATCGAGGAGACGAGCATGACGACTCTGCTGATGATCATCGGATTCGGTGCCGCGACCAGCGTCGTCGTGGGCCTGGGCCAGAAGCTGCGTCTCCCCTGGCCGGCTCTCATGGTCGTCATCGGCATCGCCGGCGCGTTCATTCCCACGTTCGCCGAGATCACCATCGAACCCGAACTCATCTTGCCTCTGTTCCTGCCTCCTCTTCTGTTCGCCGCCGCACAGAAGACCTCCTGGGCTCTCTTCGCCATCCGCTGGCGTACGATCCTGGGCATGGCGGTCGCGCTCGTCGGGGTGACGGTGGCTGCCGTGGCCGGGACCGCGGTCCTTCTCATCCCCGGGATCACGATCGCGGCCGCGATTGCGCTGGGAGCCATGCTCGCCCCGCCCGACCCCGTCGCCGTCGATGCGGTCGCAGGAACCGTATCGATACCTCGGCGGATCATGTCGACCCTGCAGAGCGAGGGGCTGTTCAACGATGCCGCCTCCCTCGTCATCTTCCAGACGGCGATGGCGGCGGCCATGTCCGGCACCGAGGTGGACTTCGGGCAGCTGGCCCTGTCCTTCCTCATCTCCGCGATCATCGCCATCGCCGTCGGCCTCATCGTCGTGTTCGTCGTGTGGTGGGTGATGGAGAAGATCGACCATACGATCGCCCGCTCCTCCCTCATGCTCATGCTGCCCTTCGGCGTCTACCTCATCGCCGAACATTTCCATGCCAGCGGAGTCATCGCCGTCGTCGTGGCCGCGCTCGAGGTGCGCAGGCGCGACGTCGAAGGAAACTCCGCGGAACGTGTCACCCAGGCCTCGACGTGGCAGGTCCTGGAAATGCTCATCACCGGCATCGCCTTCGGCCTCATCGGCCTCGATCTGCGGATGGTCGTCGAATCCGAGCATGCCGACCTGGGCAAGGCCGTCCTCGTGGGGTTGGGCATCGCGCTCATCGTCATCGCCGTGAGGTTCGGCTGGCTGCTCATCGGCACCGTGCTGGAGAACAAGCGCAGAGAGGAGGACCCGGATGCCGCACCGCTGAACATCAGGGATGCCACACTGATGACCTGGGGCGGTATGCGCGGTTTGGCCACGATCGCCCTAGCCCTGTCGATCCCGGCAACCACAGACACCGGCGAACCGTTCCCCGGTCGTTCCTACATCCTCGTCACCGCCGCGGTGATCCTGCTCGTGACGCTGGTGCTTGCCGGCCTCACCTTCCCCACCATCGTCAACGTCTTAGGCATCGACGACGAAGCGGAGAAGGAACGTCAGGCGACGAAGGAGATCGCCGCGCGGGCCTACAAAGCGGCCCTCCACCAGATCAAGAACGACCCCACCCTGCCCGACGAGGTGGCCGAGCCGCTGCGTGCTCGGTTCAAGGGCCTGTATGCAGAGCTGCTGGGAACCTCGGACGACCAGGCCAGCTCCGAGCAGGCGACAGCGCTGAAGGAGAACCGTGAGGTCATGGCCAAGGTGCAGACCAGGGCGCTGCAGTCGGCCCGCACGGAAGTGCTCAAGGCCCGACGCGAACGCGGCACCGATCCGGAGATCGCCGATAGAGTGCTGCGCCGCTTCGACCTCCAATCCGTGCTTCTGCGGTGA
- the clpB gene encoding ATP-dependent chaperone ClpB, producing MDAQMTTKSRETLQSAINDVVARRNNQVEPAHVVAALLDQPNSLASNLVTKVGADPRTVLAAVRSTIDGFPTVSGQTVAQPGLSRSGLEMMNLAQEEMTSLGDQFVSTEHLLLAAAAGKDGAGEALRNNGAGRDALLAALPELRGGKKVTSENPEDTMQSLEKYGVDLTATAREAKLDPVIGRDKEIRRVIQVLSRRTKNNPVLIGEPGVGKTAVVEGLAQRIVAGDVPESLRNKTLISLDLSAMVAGAKYRGEFEERFKAVLEEIKNADGQIITFIDELHTVVGAGATGDSAMDAGNMLKPMLARGELRLVGATTLDEYRENIEKDPALERRFQQVYVGEPSVEDTVAILRGLKERYEAHHKVSINDGALVAAATMSNRYITGRQLPDKAIDLVDEAASRLRMEIDSAPVEIDELRRAVDRLKMEDMALSKETDTASIERLGALRADLADREEELHGLEATWESQRAGLNRVGELKTKLDELRSQADKAQRDTDLETASRLLYGEIPAVQKEIDIAEAEEANAETETDPMVSDRVSSNDIAEVVSSWTGIPAGRLLQGEIEKLLGAEDVLGKRLIGQKNAVTAVSDAIRRSRAGIADPDRPTGSFLFLGPTGVGKTELAKSLADFLFDDEKALIRIDMSEYGEKHTVSRLVGAPPGYVGYDEGGQLTEAVRRRPYSVVLLDEVEKAHPSVFDILLQVLDDGRLTDGQGRTVDFRNTILILTSNLGSQFLVDRSLSTQEQKDAVLGVVHSTFKPEFLNRLDDIVLFDALSTEELSSIVDLQIQRLASRLTERRITLEVTDAAEDWLALEGYDPAFGARPLRRLVQREIGDKLARALLSGDVADGDDIVIGLPEDPESKGLELRPKR from the coding sequence ATGGACGCACAGATGACAACCAAATCACGCGAGACGCTGCAGTCCGCGATCAATGACGTCGTGGCCAGGCGGAACAACCAGGTCGAACCCGCCCACGTGGTCGCAGCACTGCTGGATCAGCCGAACTCACTGGCATCGAACCTGGTGACCAAGGTCGGCGCGGACCCCCGGACCGTGCTCGCCGCTGTCCGTTCGACCATCGACGGCTTCCCCACCGTCAGCGGGCAGACCGTCGCCCAGCCGGGACTCTCGCGCTCCGGACTCGAGATGATGAATCTCGCGCAGGAGGAGATGACGAGCCTCGGCGACCAGTTCGTGTCCACGGAGCACCTGCTGCTCGCGGCCGCCGCAGGCAAGGACGGGGCAGGCGAAGCCCTGCGAAACAACGGCGCCGGACGCGATGCGCTGCTGGCTGCCCTGCCCGAGCTGCGCGGAGGCAAGAAGGTCACCTCGGAAAATCCCGAGGACACGATGCAGTCGCTGGAGAAGTACGGTGTCGACCTCACAGCCACCGCGCGTGAGGCCAAACTCGACCCAGTCATCGGCCGCGACAAGGAGATCCGACGGGTCATCCAGGTCCTTTCCCGGAGGACGAAGAACAACCCGGTCCTCATCGGCGAACCAGGCGTCGGCAAAACTGCCGTCGTCGAGGGACTGGCCCAGCGGATCGTGGCCGGAGACGTGCCTGAATCCCTGCGCAACAAGACCCTGATCAGCCTGGACCTCTCGGCGATGGTCGCCGGAGCGAAGTACCGCGGCGAATTCGAGGAGCGGTTCAAGGCCGTCCTCGAAGAGATCAAGAACGCCGACGGTCAGATCATCACATTCATCGATGAGCTCCACACCGTCGTCGGTGCCGGCGCCACCGGTGACTCGGCGATGGATGCCGGCAACATGCTCAAACCGATGCTCGCCCGCGGTGAACTGCGCCTCGTCGGCGCCACCACTCTCGACGAGTACCGGGAGAACATCGAGAAGGACCCGGCTCTGGAACGCAGGTTCCAGCAGGTCTACGTCGGTGAGCCCAGCGTCGAGGACACGGTCGCGATCCTGCGTGGCCTCAAGGAACGCTACGAGGCCCACCACAAGGTCTCGATCAACGACGGAGCCCTGGTCGCTGCGGCCACCATGTCCAATCGCTACATCACCGGGCGCCAGCTTCCGGATAAGGCCATCGACCTCGTCGACGAGGCCGCGTCCCGTCTTCGCATGGAGATCGACTCGGCTCCCGTCGAGATCGATGAGCTCCGCCGCGCGGTGGATCGGCTGAAGATGGAGGACATGGCCCTGTCCAAGGAAACGGACACGGCTTCGATCGAACGCCTCGGCGCCCTGCGGGCCGATCTTGCCGATCGGGAAGAGGAGCTGCACGGCCTCGAGGCCACCTGGGAATCCCAGCGGGCCGGACTCAACCGTGTCGGTGAGCTGAAGACGAAGCTCGATGAGCTGCGTTCCCAGGCTGATAAGGCCCAGCGCGACACGGACTTGGAGACCGCCTCACGTCTGCTCTACGGGGAGATCCCCGCGGTGCAGAAGGAGATCGATATCGCTGAGGCGGAGGAGGCCAACGCTGAGACCGAGACCGACCCGATGGTCAGTGATCGGGTCTCGAGCAATGACATCGCCGAGGTGGTCTCGTCGTGGACCGGCATCCCCGCGGGACGCCTGCTCCAGGGTGAGATCGAGAAGCTGCTGGGCGCCGAAGATGTGCTGGGCAAGCGTCTCATCGGTCAGAAGAACGCTGTCACCGCGGTCTCGGATGCGATCCGGCGTTCGCGTGCCGGCATCGCCGACCCTGATCGTCCGACGGGCTCGTTCCTGTTCCTCGGACCCACGGGCGTGGGCAAGACGGAGCTGGCGAAGTCTCTGGCCGACTTCCTCTTCGACGATGAGAAGGCCCTGATCCGCATCGACATGAGCGAGTACGGGGAGAAGCACACGGTGTCCCGTCTCGTCGGTGCTCCTCCGGGCTACGTGGGCTATGACGAGGGCGGTCAGCTCACCGAGGCTGTGCGCCGTCGCCCCTACTCCGTCGTCCTCCTCGACGAGGTGGAGAAGGCACACCCGAGTGTCTTCGACATCCTGCTGCAGGTCCTCGACGACGGTCGCCTCACCGACGGTCAGGGCCGCACGGTCGACTTCCGGAACACGATCCTCATCCTGACGTCGAACCTCGGCTCGCAGTTCCTCGTCGATAGGTCCCTGAGCACGCAGGAGCAGAAGGATGCGGTGCTCGGCGTCGTGCATTCGACCTTCAAGCCCGAGTTCCTCAACCGCCTCGACGACATCGTTCTCTTCGATGCGCTGAGCACCGAGGAACTGTCCTCGATCGTCGATCTGCAGATCCAGCGTCTGGCGTCTCGTCTGACCGAACGCCGGATCACTCTCGAGGTCACGGATGCCGCCGAAGACTGGCTTGCACTCGAGGGCTACGATCCCGCGTTCGGTGCCCGGCCGCTGCGCAGGCTGGTCCAGCGCGAGATCGGTGACAAGCTGGCCCGCGCGCTGCTCTCCGGCGACGTGGCCGACGGAGACGACATCGTCATCGGCCTGCCCGAGGACCCAGAGTCCAAGGGACTGGAGCTGCGCCCGAAGCGGTAA
- a CDS encoding HTTM domain-containing protein, translated as MSSDRNIQVKGDEPEVDSQPQTEAKAQETATQADSKENIPLASRVLGSISRGWNWLEEMLTGRYHATYGLAVTRILIGLTGLGLLLTNFNARHYTFGVGSAWNGEIAEPKSDFPNIWLFSLFHRAVTNPALFTTMMIGLAILAVVIILGWRTRIVLPFYLVLWVSFIELNDGAGDQGDNAYRMFMIAMLFADTTRRWSLDARRKRKQNPAFPDTDGGSYRWVLIMANNLAIVVLAFQVCAIYMSGGLYKAGGAAWQHGFAVYNPLHTQQFGTWPVLSDLLTAWGPMVVAISWGSVLFQCAFPFMLFNRYTRIIGLLGILSFHLGIALLMGLPWFSLTMIAVDAIFIRDRSFEKLHRSVSRWWKSTSDGLERSKAKSSR; from the coding sequence GTGAGCAGTGACAGGAACATCCAGGTCAAGGGTGACGAGCCCGAGGTCGACTCCCAGCCTCAGACGGAGGCAAAGGCGCAGGAGACGGCGACGCAGGCAGATTCGAAAGAGAACATTCCGCTCGCCTCCCGTGTCTTAGGCAGCATTTCACGCGGATGGAACTGGCTGGAGGAGATGCTCACCGGGCGTTACCACGCCACATATGGTCTCGCGGTGACCCGTATCCTCATCGGCCTGACCGGTCTGGGCCTGCTGCTGACGAACTTCAATGCCCGGCACTATACCTTCGGCGTGGGCAGCGCCTGGAACGGTGAGATCGCTGAACCCAAGAGCGACTTCCCCAACATCTGGCTGTTCTCGCTCTTCCACCGTGCGGTGACCAACCCTGCCTTGTTCACCACCATGATGATCGGTCTGGCGATCCTCGCCGTCGTCATCATCCTGGGATGGCGGACGCGCATCGTCCTGCCCTTCTACCTCGTCCTGTGGGTGAGCTTCATCGAGCTCAACGACGGTGCCGGGGATCAGGGCGACAACGCGTATCGCATGTTCATGATCGCGATGCTCTTCGCCGACACCACCCGACGGTGGTCATTGGATGCCAGGCGCAAGAGAAAGCAGAACCCAGCCTTCCCCGACACCGATGGCGGCAGCTATCGCTGGGTTCTGATCATGGCCAACAACTTGGCGATCGTCGTCCTGGCCTTCCAGGTCTGTGCGATCTACATGTCGGGTGGTCTCTACAAGGCAGGCGGTGCCGCCTGGCAGCACGGGTTCGCGGTGTACAACCCGCTGCATACTCAGCAGTTTGGTACCTGGCCGGTGCTCTCAGACCTGCTCACCGCCTGGGGGCCGATGGTCGTGGCCATCTCCTGGGGTTCGGTGCTCTTCCAGTGCGCCTTCCCCTTCATGCTGTTCAACAGGTACACGCGAATCATCGGCCTCTTGGGCATTCTGTCCTTTCACTTGGGAATCGCCCTGCTGATGGGACTGCCCTGGTTCTCGCTGACGATGATCGCCGTCGACGCCATCTTCATCCGCGACCGCAGCTTCGAAAAGCTCCACAGGTCCGTGAGCCGCTGGTGGAAGTCGACGAGCGACGGCCTGGAACGGTCGAAAGCGAAGTCCTCGCGCTGA
- a CDS encoding DUF5819 family protein — MDTDKTEAKAVGRPVVKRVLMVVAMLLTAFHLLASFLWIAPSSTARQVIPGNLLSEYMIPLWGQSWSVFAPEPINGDYYFDVRAVVKTDGGGEEVTDWVRATDVELDHSTYKLFPPRSAGLGVGVASDIKGSWEDLPNDQKAIVKLDYFKGDDSVDRLTTKLNEYDDPDDAVSGYLESEHLATAYATQVAKAIWGEDVQRVQYQAARQNVVPFAKRNDDDAERPNIQPVPVGWRALVSEPHQSDEEFAKYFCASDKVRCASEQ, encoded by the coding sequence ATGGACACAGACAAGACTGAGGCGAAGGCCGTCGGGCGGCCGGTCGTCAAACGCGTACTGATGGTTGTGGCCATGCTGCTGACCGCGTTCCACCTGCTCGCAAGCTTCCTCTGGATCGCCCCGTCGTCGACGGCACGGCAGGTGATCCCCGGGAACCTGCTCTCGGAGTACATGATTCCCCTGTGGGGTCAGTCGTGGAGCGTATTCGCTCCTGAGCCGATCAACGGCGACTACTACTTCGACGTCCGCGCGGTGGTCAAGACCGACGGCGGCGGGGAAGAGGTCACCGACTGGGTGCGAGCCACCGATGTCGAACTCGACCATTCGACCTACAAGCTCTTCCCACCGCGTTCGGCCGGTCTGGGCGTCGGAGTCGCCTCCGATATCAAGGGATCGTGGGAGGATCTTCCCAATGATCAGAAGGCTATCGTCAAGCTCGACTACTTCAAAGGTGATGACTCGGTCGACCGGCTGACGACGAAGTTGAACGAGTATGACGACCCCGACGATGCTGTGAGCGGATATCTCGAGAGCGAGCACCTGGCCACGGCGTATGCGACACAGGTGGCCAAAGCCATCTGGGGTGAGGACGTCCAGCGCGTCCAGTACCAGGCGGCGCGGCAGAACGTGGTGCCGTTTGCCAAGCGCAATGACGATGATGCCGAACGACCGAACATCCAGCCGGTGCCGGTCGGTTGGCGAGCACTGGTGAGTGAGCCGCACCAGTCCGATGAGGAGTTCGCGAAGTACTTCTGTGCCTCCGACAAAGTGAGGTGTGCAAGTGAGCAGTGA
- a CDS encoding CaiB/BaiF CoA transferase family protein — translation MEQQDLQELFSRSGTGPLSGVVVADFSRVLAGPYATMMLADLGATVIKVEGRTGDDTRHWAPPRRGNDATYFLTANRNKHSVVLDFKDEDDLGLARELAGRADILVENFKAGGLAKYGLDYETVKAENPGIIYASVTGFGRDNPQPGYDLLIQGLSGFMSVTGSQESGPVKAGVAVVDVFTGLHTTVGILAALAHRKDTGKGQLVETNLLSSALSGLANQTSAYVAGGVVPQAMGNAHPSLYPYQPMPTAEGQIIIAVGNDNQFKSLASVLGHPEWAEDQRFANFSDRNENRGELEPELIAALSEKTNQEWFDILSAAGLPCAPINTIAQGVELASSLGLEPVAEAGAGDRVIPTVANPIRLSETPASYDLAPPTLGESTEAVKEWLRG, via the coding sequence GTGGAACAGCAGGATCTGCAGGAACTCTTCTCTCGCTCGGGCACCGGCCCCTTGTCGGGTGTGGTCGTCGCTGACTTCTCACGAGTGCTCGCGGGACCCTACGCGACGATGATGCTCGCCGACCTCGGGGCCACAGTCATCAAGGTCGAGGGCAGGACCGGTGACGATACACGGCACTGGGCACCACCTCGGCGAGGCAATGATGCGACGTACTTCCTCACAGCGAACCGGAACAAGCACTCCGTGGTCCTCGACTTCAAGGACGAAGACGACCTGGGGCTGGCGCGGGAGCTGGCCGGGCGGGCGGACATTCTGGTGGAGAACTTCAAGGCCGGTGGTCTGGCCAAATACGGACTCGACTACGAGACCGTCAAGGCCGAGAACCCGGGCATCATCTACGCTTCCGTGACCGGATTCGGGCGCGACAATCCTCAGCCCGGCTACGATCTGCTCATCCAGGGGCTCTCGGGTTTCATGAGCGTGACAGGATCCCAGGAGTCGGGCCCGGTCAAAGCCGGTGTCGCAGTCGTCGACGTGTTCACCGGTCTGCACACCACGGTCGGGATCCTGGCCGCACTGGCCCACCGCAAGGACACCGGGAAGGGTCAGCTGGTGGAGACGAACCTGCTGTCCTCGGCACTGTCAGGCTTGGCGAACCAGACCTCGGCGTACGTGGCCGGTGGCGTCGTTCCGCAGGCCATGGGCAATGCCCACCCGAGCCTCTACCCCTACCAGCCGATGCCCACAGCCGAGGGCCAGATCATCATCGCCGTGGGCAATGACAACCAGTTCAAGTCATTGGCCTCCGTGCTCGGCCACCCCGAGTGGGCCGAGGATCAACGCTTCGCGAACTTCTCCGACCGCAACGAGAATCGTGGAGAACTCGAACCCGAACTCATCGCCGCACTGAGTGAAAAGACGAATCAGGAATGGTTCGACATCCTCTCCGCAGCCGGTCTGCCGTGTGCCCCGATCAACACGATCGCCCAGGGTGTTGAGCTGGCATCGTCGTTGGGACTTGAGCCCGTCGCCGAGGCGGGAGCTGGGGATCGTGTGATCCCGACGGTGGCCAATCCGATCCGTCTGTCAGAGACACCGGCCAGCTACGATCTTGCACCGCCGACGTTGGGGGAGAGCACCGAAGCGGTCAAGGAATGGCTGCGCGGTTAA
- a CDS encoding agmatine deiminase family protein, whose protein sequence is MPAETAAHDRIWMAFPSSGYALGDTDEEAEAARRTWAAVARATSEFTPVTVVVSTSQTDHARRHLGEGINHPITVINAELDDAWMRDIGPSFVVDDNGKLHAVDWVFNGWGAQEWAEWDHDQHIGRFVANQAGVPILDSHLRNEGGGFHVDGRGTVLATRSVQLDPGRNPDLTEAEVEAEFARTIGAKKVIWLDHGLYRDNQTFGTRGHVDIAAAMPSPGVVLIHDQRNPEHPDFEFSQTLKTQFRAETTSDGQPFEVVAIPAPEVLRDDEDWVDYSYVNHLVTNDGVIACTFDDPMDAEAVSVLEQVYPGRKVVGVDARELYARGGGIHCITQQQPTIG, encoded by the coding sequence ATGCCTGCAGAAACAGCCGCCCATGACCGCATCTGGATGGCATTCCCGTCCTCCGGCTATGCCTTGGGCGACACCGACGAAGAGGCAGAGGCTGCCCGCCGCACCTGGGCCGCCGTGGCCCGTGCCACCAGCGAGTTCACTCCGGTCACCGTGGTGGTGTCGACGTCGCAGACAGACCATGCCCGCCGCCACCTCGGAGAGGGGATCAACCATCCGATCACCGTCATCAATGCAGAACTCGATGACGCGTGGATGCGTGACATCGGTCCGAGCTTCGTCGTCGACGACAATGGGAAGCTGCACGCCGTGGACTGGGTCTTCAACGGCTGGGGCGCTCAGGAATGGGCGGAATGGGATCACGATCAGCACATCGGCCGCTTCGTTGCGAACCAGGCAGGCGTTCCGATCCTGGATTCCCACCTGCGCAATGAGGGTGGCGGCTTCCACGTCGATGGGCGCGGCACCGTGCTGGCCACGCGCAGCGTGCAGCTGGATCCGGGCCGCAATCCCGATCTGACTGAGGCTGAGGTGGAGGCCGAATTCGCACGCACCATCGGGGCGAAGAAGGTCATCTGGCTCGACCACGGCCTCTACCGCGACAATCAGACCTTCGGCACGCGCGGGCACGTCGACATCGCCGCGGCCATGCCCAGCCCCGGTGTCGTGCTCATCCACGATCAGCGCAATCCCGAACACCCGGACTTCGAGTTCTCTCAGACCCTCAAGACCCAGTTCAGGGCTGAGACCACGTCGGACGGTCAACCCTTCGAGGTCGTGGCGATCCCAGCGCCGGAGGTGCTGCGCGATGACGAGGACTGGGTCGACTATTCCTACGTCAACCATCTCGTCACCAATGACGGAGTCATCGCCTGCACCTTCGACGATCCGATGGACGCCGAGGCGGTGTCCGTGCTCGAGCAGGTGTACCCGGGACGCAAGGTCGTCGGCGTCGACGCTCGCGAACTCTATGCGCGCGGCGGCGGAATCCACTGCATCACCCAGCAGCAGCCCACGATCGGCTGA
- a CDS encoding YtxH domain-containing protein, whose product MKKRLILLAGLGVGYVLGSRTGRQSYEKLKAQAQDLWTDPRVQDTVEKANQSIREKSPAVADAVQTAADKVNSAAGAGPTGAGAAGTGAAGAGAAGAKSAGAAGSKSTGTPEVEDDVIADPMRDIDDEGPAGLSEDT is encoded by the coding sequence ATGAAGAAGCGATTGATTCTCCTGGCTGGTCTGGGAGTCGGTTACGTACTCGGATCACGCACCGGACGTCAGAGCTACGAAAAGCTCAAGGCCCAGGCACAGGATCTCTGGACCGACCCGCGAGTGCAGGACACGGTCGAGAAGGCGAACCAGTCGATCCGCGAGAAGTCACCGGCCGTCGCCGATGCCGTCCAGACTGCGGCCGACAAGGTCAACTCCGCTGCTGGAGCCGGCCCCACAGGTGCGGGTGCTGCGGGAACCGGAGCCGCTGGGGCGGGCGCTGCAGGCGCCAAGTCTGCCGGTGCCGCTGGCAGCAAGTCCACCGGTACGCCGGAGGTCGAGGACGATGTCATTGCCGACCCCATGCGCGACATCGATGACGAAGGCCCTGCCGGACTCTCCGAAGACACCTGA
- the cls gene encoding cardiolipin synthase, translating into MTGLEIYPFIRIDQGWPNWLIFTLLAIDMIIRIVAVGWIPHNRRPSVALGWLLAIFLIPYVGILAFLLLGSAKLPKRRRDKQLLVNDIFRDQTDDRAIIGDFAHMPEPLSTAAQLNFDLGALPMTHGNSFDLHTDNHACMEAMADEIDAATTYVHFEFYIVAIDDTTRRLFESLLAAHERGVEVRILIDHLGSLGYPGYSELVKRLDSSGVQWRRSLPIRPWRGEYQRPDLRNHRKILVVDGTVAFTGSQNIIDRSYNKRRNLRKGFQWMDLSLKCTGPVVDELDAVFVTDWYSETGELFEGPSQGELQAPQNGGIQAQVVPSGPGFEDENNLRLFNHLIYNANRSVVVCSPYFVPDESLMHALTTEARSGVDVRLYVGETSDHWVTQRAQQSYYADLVRAGVRIFLYHAPTVLHSKFLLIDDEVSIIGSSNMDERSFAMNMEVTMFIVDKEFTQRMYDLEAQRYAPNSVELDAEKWNDRPLLHKYVENVARLTSSLL; encoded by the coding sequence ATGACCGGATTGGAGATCTATCCTTTCATCAGGATCGATCAGGGGTGGCCCAACTGGCTGATATTCACCCTCCTGGCCATCGACATGATCATCCGCATCGTCGCGGTGGGCTGGATTCCGCACAACCGCAGGCCCTCGGTCGCACTCGGCTGGCTGCTCGCGATCTTCCTCATTCCCTACGTCGGGATCCTCGCCTTCCTGCTGCTGGGCTCGGCGAAGCTGCCGAAGCGGCGGCGGGACAAGCAGCTGCTCGTCAATGACATCTTCCGTGATCAGACCGATGATCGGGCGATCATCGGCGACTTCGCCCACATGCCCGAACCGCTGAGCACGGCAGCGCAGCTGAACTTCGATCTGGGCGCGCTGCCGATGACGCACGGCAACTCCTTCGACCTCCACACCGACAACCACGCCTGCATGGAGGCGATGGCCGATGAGATCGATGCGGCCACGACATACGTCCACTTCGAGTTCTACATCGTCGCCATCGATGACACGACGAGGCGGCTCTTCGAATCCCTGCTGGCCGCACACGAACGTGGGGTGGAGGTGAGAATCCTCATCGACCACCTGGGCTCACTGGGCTACCCGGGTTACTCGGAGCTGGTCAAGAGGCTTGACTCCTCCGGAGTGCAATGGCGCCGATCCCTGCCGATCCGCCCGTGGAGGGGCGAGTACCAGCGACCAGACCTGCGCAATCACCGGAAGATCCTCGTCGTCGACGGAACCGTCGCCTTCACCGGTTCACAGAACATCATCGACCGCTCCTATAACAAGCGGCGCAACCTGCGGAAGGGCTTCCAATGGATGGATCTGTCGCTGAAATGCACCGGGCCCGTCGTCGATGAACTCGATGCTGTCTTCGTCACGGACTGGTATTCGGAGACCGGAGAGCTCTTCGAAGGTCCGTCCCAAGGAGAACTCCAGGCCCCGCAGAACGGTGGTATCCAGGCGCAGGTGGTCCCCTCAGGACCAGGGTTCGAAGATGAGAACAACCTGCGTCTGTTCAACCACCTCATCTACAACGCGAACCGCAGCGTCGTCGTCTGCTCACCGTACTTCGTGCCCGACGAATCGCTCATGCACGCGCTCACGACCGAGGCCCGGTCCGGAGTCGACGTGCGACTGTATGTGGGAGAGACGAGTGACCATTGGGTCACGCAGCGGGCGCAGCAGTCCTATTACGCCGACCTGGTGCGAGCCGGTGTCCGGATCTTCCTGTATCACGCCCCGACGGTTCTGCATTCGAAGTTCCTTCTCATCGACGATGAGGTCTCGATCATCGGGTCCTCGAACATGGATGAGCGTTCGTTCGCGATGAACATGGAGGTCACCATGTTCATCGTCGACAAGGAATTCACCCAGCGGATGTATGACCTTGAGGCGCAGCGGTACGCTCCGAACTCCGTCGAGCTCGATGCCGAGAAGTGGAACGACAGGCCCCTGCTGCACAAGTATGTGGAGAACGTCGCCAGGCTCACGAGCTCGCTGCTCTGA